In a single window of the Botrytis cinerea B05.10 chromosome 12, complete sequence genome:
- the Bcmrps12 gene encoding Bcmrps12 encodes MAASILQRFLMPSIRSTTSISTPRPTTQSITNQLKSITISSSRTFSSSSSHAATYNQVRRGCRTAQAMRKSVSPALSTVQAPALKGVALKVGITKPKKPNSAERKTARVRLSTGRVVTCYIPGEGHNVQQHSVVLVRGGRSQDCPGVRYHLVRGAGDLGGVGNRATSRSKYGTKKPKKATA; translated from the exons ATGGCCGCCTCAATACTACAACGGTTCTTAATGCCGTCGATACGGTCAACAACCTCAATCTCTACCCCTCGCCCCACCACACAATCTATCACGAATCAGctcaaatcaatcacaaTCTCCTCATCGCGGACattctcctcatcctcctcccaCGCTGCAACATACAACCAAGTCCGTCGCGGCTGTCGTACTGCGCAAGCCATGCGTAAATCCGTTTCCCCTGCTTTGTCAACAGTCCAGGCTCCAGCACTGAAGGGCGTAGCATTGAAAGTCGGAATCACCAAACCAAAGAAACCTAACTCGGCAGAACGTAAAACGGCCAGAGTTAGATTGAGTACAGGGAGAGTGGTTACGTGTTATATTCCGGGCGAAGGACATAATGTGCAACAGCATAGTGTGGTATTGGTTAGAGGAGGGAGGAGTCAAGATTGTCCGGGTGTGAGATATCATTTGGTCAGAGGAGCGGGAGATTTG GGAGGTGTAGGAAATAGAGCAACATCACGGTCGAAATATGGAACGAAGAAACCAAAGAAGGCGACTGCATGA